Proteins encoded by one window of uncultured Fibrobacter sp.:
- a CDS encoding DUF2589 domain-containing protein, translating to MSQTSTLENIFFTPINAIISADFMAAKRTADFINEYGFTNEKDQIDNDTTDVGNLKKTSFRYNQVGANGEPITKVMTLPTLSMIPLPLLHVDQADFDFAVRVIDTENDNKTKLTDSAPVVETKKIIATLAAQTDKNKKSNESSPHLDANIYVKVKVVQSDMPAGLSNLLALMGTNTQNVPLEQIIPRENTVKLEIGKGAESAITLKDPLTNLPIANELITVYYDESTELSLSSEKKHWGNGLSMVTNSQGTIPWVASIKNHGQVKGGMTQKVTFTHSNGSTCAVDIYFYEK from the coding sequence ATGTCACAAACATCAACTCTTGAAAACATATTTTTCACTCCGATTAACGCCATTATCTCTGCGGATTTCATGGCGGCGAAAAGGACGGCCGATTTCATTAATGAATACGGCTTTACTAACGAAAAAGATCAAATCGACAACGACACCACCGATGTCGGAAATCTGAAAAAGACCTCTTTCCGCTATAATCAAGTGGGTGCAAACGGAGAGCCTATCACGAAGGTGATGACGCTTCCGACCCTGTCGATGATTCCCCTGCCCCTTTTGCATGTTGACCAAGCGGATTTCGACTTTGCCGTTCGTGTCATAGACACCGAAAACGACAATAAAACAAAGCTGACCGACTCTGCACCTGTCGTCGAAACGAAAAAAATCATTGCAACTCTTGCCGCGCAAACAGACAAGAACAAAAAAAGCAATGAAAGCAGCCCGCACCTTGACGCAAACATTTACGTGAAGGTAAAAGTGGTGCAATCCGACATGCCGGCCGGCTTGAGCAACCTTTTAGCCTTAATGGGCACAAACACGCAGAACGTTCCCCTGGAACAGATTATTCCTCGTGAAAACACGGTCAAGCTGGAAATCGGAAAGGGCGCCGAATCTGCAATCACCTTGAAGGACCCGCTAACGAACCTGCCGATTGCAAACGAACTGATTACCGTTTACTATGACGAATCTACAGAGCTGTCTCTTTCTAGCGAAAAGAAGCACTGGGGCAACGGTCTTTCCATGGTTACTAATAGCCAGGGTACGATTCCTTGGGTCGCAAGCATCAAGAACCATGGTCAGGTCAAAGGCGGCATGACCCAAAAGGTTACATTTACTCATAGCAATGGTTCCACGTGCGCCGTTGACATTTACTTCTACGAGAAATAA
- a CDS encoding argininosuccinate synthase, with product MAKKESKKKVVLAYSGGLDTSIIIPWLKENYDCEVIAFAADLGQNDFPDAKALEDKALKTGASKCYVLDLKKEFLEDYVWPTVRAGAKYEGTYLLGTSFARPLIAKYQVKIAEKEGAYAVAHGATGKGNDQVRFELTYAALNPKLEIIAPWKDPKWTFHSREDAIDYAAAHKIPLNGISKKKIYSEDGNLWHLSHEGGVLEFPEQEHKYEFLKHTNTYEKAPNKADHVTITFDKGNPVAIDGKKMGAVELLEYLNKIGGKNACGLLDIVENRLVGLKSRGVYETPGGTLLYKAHECLQQLVLDKETLFEAQKMSMTYANLVYNGQWFTPLRQAMDAFFAEVNKVVTGDVTLKLYKGNIIPAGIKSPYSLYDMGLGGFTDVDMYDQKDATGFIRCYGLPLKTRALLLGNKTNVDFGKPVVLPKK from the coding sequence ATGGCTAAGAAAGAATCCAAGAAGAAGGTTGTCCTCGCTTATAGCGGTGGACTCGATACTTCCATCATCATCCCCTGGCTCAAGGAAAACTACGACTGCGAAGTGATCGCTTTCGCCGCCGACCTCGGTCAGAACGACTTCCCGGACGCTAAGGCCCTCGAAGACAAGGCTTTGAAGACTGGCGCTTCCAAGTGCTACGTTCTCGACCTCAAGAAGGAATTCCTCGAAGACTACGTTTGGCCGACCGTTCGCGCCGGTGCCAAGTACGAAGGTACCTACCTCCTGGGTACTTCTTTCGCCCGTCCGCTCATCGCCAAGTATCAGGTGAAGATTGCTGAAAAGGAAGGCGCCTACGCTGTTGCTCACGGTGCTACCGGTAAGGGTAACGACCAGGTCCGTTTCGAACTGACCTACGCCGCTCTCAACCCGAAGCTCGAAATCATCGCTCCGTGGAAGGACCCGAAGTGGACGTTCCATAGCCGCGAAGACGCTATCGACTACGCTGCCGCTCACAAGATTCCGCTGAACGGCATCAGCAAGAAGAAGATTTACTCCGAAGACGGTAACCTGTGGCACCTCTCTCACGAAGGTGGCGTTCTGGAATTCCCGGAACAGGAACACAAGTACGAATTCCTCAAGCACACCAACACGTATGAAAAGGCCCCGAACAAGGCCGATCACGTGACGATTACCTTCGATAAGGGTAATCCGGTGGCTATCGACGGCAAGAAGATGGGCGCTGTCGAACTCCTCGAATACCTGAACAAGATTGGCGGCAAGAACGCTTGCGGTCTTTTGGACATCGTTGAAAACCGCCTTGTCGGCCTCAAGAGCCGCGGCGTGTACGAAACTCCGGGTGGCACGCTCCTGTACAAGGCTCACGAATGCCTGCAGCAGCTCGTGCTCGACAAGGAAACTTTGTTCGAAGCCCAGAAGATGTCTATGACCTATGCCAACCTCGTGTACAATGGCCAGTGGTTCACTCCGCTCCGCCAGGCTATGGACGCCTTCTTCGCTGAAGTGAACAAGGTTGTTACCGGTGACGTGACCCTCAAGCTCTACAAGGGTAACATCATTCCGGCCGGCATCAAGAGCCCCTACAGCCTCTACGACATGGGCCTCGGCGGATTCACCGACGTCGACATGTACGACCAGAAGGACGCAACGGGCTTCATCCGCTGCTACGGCCTCCCGCTCAAGACGCGCGCCCTGTTGCTCGGCAACAAGACCAACGTCGACTTCGGCAAGCCGGTTGTGCTCCCGAAGAAGTAG
- the mtgA gene encoding monofunctional biosynthetic peptidoglycan transglycosylase, which yields MDKVKLYFGKVKDFFKWFVGTKFAKVAGFILKWLYRTINFIIRQALLILIIYSAIFSVAASYALYRAFIYGYDIYDGVAQLKDTQPEMSKYMEALRDSNPNIEIKHTYVPLDSISPYLRKAVIASEDAGFYFHPGFDIRAIAEALDANQMAGKTKFGGSTITQQLAKNLFLSGERSFNRKFKELAYALLMEHELGKDRILELYLNYAQWGKDIFGCQEACRTYYKKSCAKLSVDQAINLAAMLASPGKHHPHMRESQFMAKRRAVIYQNMFPKKDSVLVDSLRQLMAPIPKDSAAKAKASEKSIEKSPAKNPDKKPEKAPEKNSLKTSEKSAKAPAKASTKKK from the coding sequence ATGGATAAAGTGAAGTTGTATTTTGGTAAGGTCAAGGACTTTTTTAAGTGGTTCGTTGGAACCAAGTTTGCGAAGGTAGCTGGGTTTATACTCAAGTGGCTTTACCGTACAATCAATTTCATTATCCGTCAGGCTTTGTTAATCCTGATTATCTATTCCGCCATTTTCTCGGTGGCGGCCTCTTACGCCTTGTACCGCGCCTTTATTTACGGCTACGATATTTATGACGGCGTGGCACAACTTAAAGATACTCAGCCCGAAATGAGCAAGTACATGGAGGCCCTGCGCGATTCGAACCCGAATATCGAAATCAAGCATACCTATGTGCCGCTCGATTCTATTAGCCCGTACCTGCGCAAGGCTGTTATTGCAAGCGAAGATGCCGGTTTCTATTTCCACCCGGGTTTTGACATTCGTGCCATTGCCGAAGCCTTGGACGCAAACCAGATGGCGGGGAAGACCAAGTTTGGTGGCTCCACGATTACGCAACAGCTCGCAAAGAACTTGTTCTTGAGTGGCGAACGCTCCTTCAACCGCAAGTTCAAGGAACTGGCCTACGCCTTGTTGATGGAACATGAGCTCGGCAAGGACCGTATTCTGGAACTGTACCTGAATTACGCCCAGTGGGGCAAGGACATTTTCGGCTGCCAGGAAGCCTGCCGCACCTATTACAAGAAGAGCTGCGCCAAACTGAGCGTCGACCAGGCAATCAACCTGGCCGCCATGCTCGCAAGCCCGGGCAAGCACCACCCGCACATGCGCGAAAGTCAGTTTATGGCCAAGCGCCGTGCCGTGATTTACCAGAACATGTTCCCCAAGAAGGACAGCGTGCTGGTGGATTCCTTGCGCCAGCTGATGGCTCCGATTCCCAAAGACAGTGCTGCCAAGGCAAAGGCATCGGAAAAATCTATAGAAAAGAGCCCGGCTAAAAACCCGGACAAAAAGCCCGAGAAGGCTCCGGAGAAAAATTCGTTGAAGACCTCTGAAAAGTCGGCGAAAGCTCCCGCGAAAGCCTCTACAAAAAAGAAATAA
- a CDS encoding toprim domain-containing protein codes for MTNEELKQFKSAISITAVAQSLGVDVSHGKCRCFFPQRHTHGDRTPSVSISEERGTFRCWVCDDVRGDVISLVQIVKDCSFVEALGWLMAQYPFLVPPSARKEMDRLTERAQMTQGHAPVNARPVPEMVRPVEPEEPPLVSEDDRKKIILSFLKRLSPVDNTPAGKWLARRRIYKPVWDKMLLRTISNYEEVNNSLKADFGEEVLKYVGLFNDKGHLRYYKHPLIFPYLDPQRRAFYFQSRAIDNTVVPKELNLRGTVPYPYNMVALDQKPGWVYLCEGVVDTLTFLGQRINAVGIPGVRSFKVEWLNLFRNKNVVLCLDHDEAGRSGMEYIGNLFTQAGIHNVILGEGMENLPTAMKEGEDINDWFGGKK; via the coding sequence ATGACTAACGAGGAACTGAAACAATTTAAGTCGGCGATTTCGATTACCGCCGTCGCGCAGAGCCTGGGGGTAGATGTATCCCATGGCAAGTGCCGTTGTTTTTTTCCGCAGCGTCACACGCATGGTGACCGTACGCCGTCGGTTTCAATTTCCGAAGAACGCGGAACGTTCCGTTGCTGGGTTTGCGACGATGTCCGCGGTGACGTGATTTCGTTGGTGCAGATTGTAAAGGATTGCAGTTTTGTCGAAGCCCTTGGCTGGCTCATGGCGCAGTACCCGTTCTTGGTGCCGCCCTCTGCTCGTAAAGAAATGGACCGCCTGACTGAACGCGCGCAGATGACGCAAGGTCATGCGCCGGTGAATGCACGACCGGTGCCCGAAATGGTCCGCCCGGTGGAACCCGAAGAGCCGCCCCTTGTTTCTGAAGACGACCGAAAGAAAATTATCCTTTCGTTCCTCAAGCGTTTAAGCCCTGTCGACAATACACCTGCAGGTAAGTGGCTCGCTCGCCGCCGCATCTACAAACCCGTGTGGGACAAGATGCTTTTGCGCACCATTAGCAATTACGAAGAGGTGAACAACAGCCTCAAGGCGGACTTTGGTGAAGAGGTGCTGAAGTACGTGGGTCTCTTTAACGACAAGGGCCATTTGCGTTACTACAAGCACCCGCTGATTTTCCCGTATCTGGACCCGCAACGCAGAGCGTTCTATTTCCAATCGCGTGCTATCGATAACACGGTTGTGCCCAAGGAGCTGAACTTGCGCGGCACGGTGCCGTACCCGTACAATATGGTGGCGCTGGACCAAAAGCCGGGCTGGGTCTATTTGTGCGAAGGCGTGGTCGATACGCTCACCTTTTTAGGACAAAGGATCAATGCGGTCGGAATTCCGGGTGTCCGCAGCTTTAAAGTGGAGTGGTTGAATCTTTTTAGAAACAAAAATGTGGTACTTTGTCTGGATCACGATGAAGCGGGCCGCTCTGGTATGGAATATATCGGGAACTTGTTCACGCAAGCGGGCATTCATAATGTAATTTTAGGCGAAGGAATGGAAAACTTGCCCACGGCCATGAAAGAAGGTGAAGACATCAATGATTGGTTCGGAGGAAAGAAGTAA